In Orenia marismortui DSM 5156, the sequence AGAGCAGTTGATGATTTAAAGCTAGCTTCTAGAGATATACCAGTTATTTTTCTAACTCCACAAGGTGATACCTTTAATCAAGATATGGCTAAAGAATTTGCTGAAGAGAAAGAACTAATCTTATTATGTGGTCATTATGAGGGAGTAGACCAACGGGTTAGAGATGAATTAGTTACTTATGAAGTTTCTATTGGAGATTATGTCTTAACAGGTGGTGAGTTACCTGCTATGATCTTAGTTGATGCTATATCTCGTATGATTCCTGGAGTTTTAGGTAGCCAAGAATCAGCTATTCAAGATTCTTTTTATGGTGATGTCCTAGATTATCCCCAATATACAAGGCCACAGGAATATAAAGGGCTAAAGGTTCCTTCAGTATTATTAAGTGGAGACCATGCTAAAGTTGACCGCTGGAGAAGAAAGAAGGCCCTAAAGAAGACTTTATTCAAAAGACCGGATTTATTAGCTAATGCATCTTTATCAAAAGATGATAAGCTATTGTTAGCAGAGATTAAAGAAGAGATAAATGAGGAGGGATAAGATGGGAGAACCTAAATTTTATTTAGCCTTAGTACATAACCCAGTATATAATAAACGGATGGAGGTCATTACCACTACAGTAACTAATTTTGACTTGCATGATATTGCTCGTTCTAGTAGAACATATAATGTAAAGAAATACTATATTGTTAATCATTTAAAGTCACAACAAGATTTAGTCAATAAAATGAGAGAATATTGGTCAGGTGATTTTGGATCAGAGTATAATCCAGATAGAAAAGAGGCTTTTAGTGTAATTGATGTAAAGTCTGAATTAGAGGATGTAATAGAAGATATTAAAGAAATTGAGGGTGAAGATCCAGTTTTAGTAACTACAGATGCTAGAATTTATCCTAATACTATTACTTATAAAGATTTGCGTGAGAAGATACATACTGAAGATAGACCTTATCTTGTCTTATTAGGTACAGGTTGGGGATTGACTAAAGAAGTTATGACTTCTACAGAATATATTTTAGAACCAATCTATGGAGCAGGGGATTATAATCACCTTTCTGTAAGAAGTGCTGCTGCTA encodes:
- the trmD gene encoding tRNA (guanosine(37)-N1)-methyltransferase TrmD, which translates into the protein MKFDILTLFPEMFSSVLNSSILNKAQEKDLIDINTINIRDYTTDKHNQADDYPYGGGAGMVMKAEPIFRAVDDLKLASRDIPVIFLTPQGDTFNQDMAKEFAEEKELILLCGHYEGVDQRVRDELVTYEVSIGDYVLTGGELPAMILVDAISRMIPGVLGSQESAIQDSFYGDVLDYPQYTRPQEYKGLKVPSVLLSGDHAKVDRWRRKKALKKTLFKRPDLLANASLSKDDKLLLAEIKEEINEEG
- a CDS encoding RNA methyltransferase, producing MGEPKFYLALVHNPVYNKRMEVITTTVTNFDLHDIARSSRTYNVKKYYIVNHLKSQQDLVNKMREYWSGDFGSEYNPDRKEAFSVIDVKSELEDVIEDIKEIEGEDPVLVTTDARIYPNTITYKDLREKIHTEDRPYLVLLGTGWGLTKEVMTSTEYILEPIYGAGDYNHLSVRSAAAIILDRLLGESWFE